Proteins from a single region of Siphonobacter curvatus:
- a CDS encoding aldo/keto reductase, with protein sequence MKKRTLGTSGFEVSELGFGCMGLSHGYANQPDRKEAIRVLRDAVEQGITFFDTAEVYGPYTNEEIVGEALEPFKGEVVIATKFGFKNGSNAALDSRPETIRKVVDASLRRLRIDTIDLLYQHRVDPTVPIEEVAGTVKDLIATGKVKHFGLSEAGAVTIRKAHAVQPVTALQSEYSLWWREPEEKVFPVLEELGIGFVPFSPLGRGFLTGKMTADTQFAKEDGRSYFPRFQKENMEANQAFVDILDRVAKVKGASTAQVALAWILAQKPWIVPIPGTTKSERLKENIGAGVLKLSPLELSTISEAADSIEAKGGRYPESLDQVIDREA encoded by the coding sequence ATGAAAAAACGAACCTTAGGAACCTCGGGATTCGAAGTGTCCGAGCTCGGTTTTGGCTGCATGGGATTAAGCCATGGGTACGCTAACCAGCCTGACCGTAAGGAAGCCATTCGCGTGTTACGCGATGCCGTAGAACAGGGTATCACTTTCTTTGATACTGCGGAGGTCTATGGCCCCTATACCAACGAAGAAATCGTCGGTGAGGCTCTGGAGCCGTTTAAGGGAGAGGTGGTGATCGCCACCAAATTTGGATTCAAGAATGGGTCGAATGCTGCACTCGACAGTCGCCCGGAGACCATACGTAAAGTGGTAGACGCCTCCCTCAGGCGCTTGCGCATCGATACGATTGATCTGCTCTACCAGCACCGTGTGGACCCGACCGTACCCATTGAGGAGGTTGCTGGTACGGTGAAAGATCTCATTGCCACAGGTAAGGTAAAGCACTTCGGGCTGTCAGAGGCCGGGGCCGTAACTATCCGTAAAGCCCACGCGGTGCAACCGGTGACGGCGCTGCAGAGCGAGTATTCACTTTGGTGGCGCGAACCCGAAGAAAAGGTTTTTCCTGTACTGGAAGAACTTGGGATCGGTTTTGTGCCCTTCAGCCCACTCGGTAGAGGATTTCTGACTGGAAAAATGACTGCCGACACGCAGTTTGCAAAAGAGGATGGCAGGAGTTACTTCCCACGCTTTCAGAAAGAAAATATGGAAGCCAATCAAGCCTTTGTAGATATTCTCGACCGGGTTGCCAAAGTGAAAGGCGCCTCCACTGCACAGGTAGCGCTCGCCTGGATTCTTGCACAAAAGCCATGGATCGTTCCTATCCCGGGTACCACAAAATCGGAACGCTTGAAGGAAAATATAGGCGCAGGGGTTTTGAAACTTTCTCCACTCGAGCTAAGCACTATCAGTGAGGCTGCAGATAGCATTGAAGCCAAGGGCGGGCGGTATCCGGAAAGCTTGGACCAGGTGATAGACAGGGAAGCATAG
- a CDS encoding helix-turn-helix domain-containing protein, producing the protein MKEIVRIGSIAQYNNIRGVKTEHPLVAVINLAKAQPMPAKSFNFGLYAVSLKEGDNGQLRYGRSHYDYQAGSMIFVAPGQVIAVEPAVEPGTGKGWILLFHPDLINGTPLGKHIQNYSFFSYDVHEALHLSDKEQAIVTDCFAKIEYELDQNLDKHSKVLIASNIELLLNYCTRFYDRQFMIRENANRGVLERFERLLKDYFSSDQPQLVGFPSVAYCARALHLSSNYFGDLIKKETSRSAQEYIQSKVLDIAKERLLDVDKSVSEIAYELGFKYPQNFTRLFKQKTGTTPNDYRMLN; encoded by the coding sequence ATGAAGGAGATTGTAAGAATTGGTAGCATCGCGCAATACAATAACATCCGCGGTGTCAAGACAGAACACCCTCTGGTTGCGGTAATTAACCTCGCAAAAGCGCAGCCCATGCCCGCCAAATCATTCAACTTTGGTTTGTATGCAGTAAGTCTGAAAGAAGGGGATAATGGCCAATTACGCTATGGCAGAAGCCACTATGATTACCAGGCAGGCAGTATGATATTTGTTGCACCCGGACAGGTGATAGCGGTCGAGCCCGCCGTTGAGCCAGGTACGGGCAAAGGCTGGATCTTGCTCTTTCATCCCGACCTGATAAATGGCACTCCGTTGGGTAAACATATTCAGAATTATTCTTTCTTTTCTTATGATGTACATGAAGCGCTTCACCTCTCCGATAAAGAGCAGGCGATTGTAACGGATTGCTTCGCAAAAATTGAATATGAACTCGATCAGAATCTAGACAAACACAGCAAAGTACTGATTGCATCCAACATCGAGTTACTGCTCAATTATTGTACCCGCTTTTATGACCGCCAGTTCATGATCCGGGAAAATGCAAACAGGGGAGTCCTGGAACGGTTTGAAAGATTATTGAAAGATTATTTTTCATCTGATCAGCCGCAGCTTGTGGGCTTTCCTTCGGTAGCTTATTGCGCCAGGGCCCTACATTTATCCTCCAATTATTTTGGCGATTTGATCAAGAAAGAAACCAGTAGGTCAGCTCAGGAATACATTCAATCAAAAGTGTTAGATATAGCCAAAGAGAGGCTACTGGACGTGGATAAATCAGTGAGCGAAATAGCCTACGAATTAGGCTTTAAATACCCGCAAAATTTCACTCGCTTATTCAAACAAAAAACAGGCACTACCCCAAATGACTACCGGATGTTGAATTGA